From Macaca thibetana thibetana isolate TM-01 unplaced genomic scaffold, ASM2454274v1 unplaced_scaffolds280, whole genome shotgun sequence, a single genomic window includes:
- the LOC126947424 gene encoding ras suppressor protein 1-like: MCLWCPNRFLSPCNSMNRLNTLPRGFSSLPALEVLDLTYNNLNENCLPGNFFYLTTLCALYLSDNNFEILPPDIGKLTKMQTLNNRDNNLISLPKEIGELTQLKELHIQGNRLAILPPELGKVADE; encoded by the exons ATGTGTCTTTGGTGTCCTAACAGATTTTTGTCCCCCTGCAACAGCATGAACAGGCTGAACACTTTGCCACGAGGCTTCAGCTCCCTGCCAGCTCTTGAGGTTCTGGACTTGACTTACAACAACTTGAACGAAAATTGTCTTCCTGGAAACTTCTTCTACCTGA CCACCCTGTGTGCACTCTATCTGAGTGACAACAATTTTGAAATCCTGCCACCAGATATTGGGAAGCTCACAAAGATGCAGACA cTCAACAATAGGGATAACAACCTGATCTCACTGCCTAAGGAAATCGGGGAGCTTACCCAGCTTAAAGAGCTCCACATTCAGGGGAACCGCCTCGCCATTCTGCCCCCAGAGCTAGGTAAGGTTGCTGATGAATGA